The segment CTCGATCCCATCGAAGCCCTGAGGCGGGAGTAGATCGTGGCGATCCGCGTCGGCATGCTCTGGGAAATCCTCCGCATCGCGCTCGACACGCTGCGCGCCAACAAGCTGCGCTCGGCGCTGACGATCCTCGGCGTGGTGATCGGCGTCATGTCCGTTGTCGCGATGACGGCGCTGATCACGGGGTTCAGCAACTCGCTCGAGAGCCAGATCCGTGCGTTCGGCAGCAACACCGTCTTCATCCAGAAACTCGGCTTCCAGAGCTTCTCGAGCGGCCGCGACTTCCTCGAGGTGATGAAGCGGCCCAACCTCACGACCGACGACGCGCGCGCGCTGGCCGATTCGCCGCTGGTCAAGGAAGTGGGCCTGCAGTTCGGCGGCGGCGGCCCCTTCGCCGCCATGGAGCGAATGTCGTTCGCGGGCCAGGCCACCAGGCAGTTCCCCGTGATCGGCGCCACGGCCAACTACGGCGAGATGAACTACATCCCGTTCCTCGCGGGCCGCTTCTTCGGCGACTTCGAGGTGCGCAACCGCCGCAACGTGATCGTGCTCGGCTACTCGCCAGCCGAGTCGCTCTTCCTCACGCGCGGCATCGATCCGATCGGCAAGCTGATCCGCATCGGACGCGACAACTACACCGTCGTGGGCGTGATGGACAAGCGCCCCGGCGCGCTCGGCGACGCCAACGGCTTCGCCGTCATCCCGTGGACCACGTACGAGAAGCACTACCCCTCGCCGCGATTCAGGGGCATCCTCTTCCGCCCGCTGACCATCGTCGTCGCCGCTGTCGACGGCGTGGGCGTGGACGACCTGCGCACCGAGATCGAGTCGATCATGCGCGCGCGGCATCGCCTCAAACTCGGTGAGGAGAACGACTTCGACACGGTGACGGCCGACTTCATCGTCAACTTCCTGCGTCAGTTCACGCAGGCGGTCGTGCTGGCGCTGTTCGTCATCTCGTCGATCGCGCTGATGGTCGGCGGCATCGGCGTGATGGCCATCATGACCATCTCGGTCACCGAACGCACGCGCGAGATCGGCGTCCGCAAGGCCCTCGGCGCGCGCCGACGGGAGATCCTCGTGCAGTTCCTGATCGAGGCGGTCTTCCTCACGATGCTCGGCGGCCTGATCGGCATCCTGCTCGGTGCCGGGATCGGCTACGCGGTGAACGTCTTCGCCGGCTTCCCCGTTGCGCTGCCCATCTGGTCGTTCGTGATCGGCGTCGGCTTCTCCGCCACCGTCGGCATCCTCTTCGGCATGCTCCCCGCCGTCAAAGCCGCCAAGCTCGATCCCATCGAAGCCCTGCGCTACGAGTGAATTCGGCCGGGTGACCGAACGCCGGGCGCCGGACACCGGAACCACCTGCACGTAGCCGCCGGATTCATGCGGCTGGCAGCGCAACAGCGCCGATCAGCCCCGCGTGCAGGCGCATGATCGGGTGGGATTGACTTCTGGGCCCTCGAAGTTCAAGAGTGCGGAATCCGGGAGCGCCCGTTCGCTCGGAGCGCCCGGCGATCCAGATGTCGTGCAATCGTGACGTTCTGAAATTCCGAGGGTGCTCATGCCTACCTATGCAGCGGCGTCCATTCGCAACGTGGCCGTCGTCGGACACAACGGCTCCGGCAAGACCCAACTGATCTCGGCCCTCCTCTTCACCGCCGGCGCGACGACGCGGCTCGGGCGCGTGGATGACGGGACAGCCCCGACCGATTTCGACGAGGAAGCCATCGCCCGCAAGCACACGCTCGCGGCCACGCCAGCGTGGCTCGACTGGCAGGGCACGAAGATCAACGTGGTCGACACACCGGGCTTCGGCAACTTCCTCGGCGAGACGGGCGCCGCGCTGCGCGTGACCGACGCCGCCGTGGTTGTCGTCGACGCCGTGTCGGGCGTCGAGGTCCAGACCGAGCGGGTGTGGGCGCTCGCGGGCGAGCAGGGGCTCGCGCGCTTCGTTGTCGTGAATCGGCTCGACCGCGAGCGCGCCAGCTTCACGAGCGCGCTTGCCGATCTGCAGAATGTCTTCGGCCGCACGCTGGTGCCCGTACAACTGCCATACGGCGAGGAGAAGGGCTTCCGAGGCGTTGTCGATCTGGTGGGACAGCGCGCCTTCACGTACGAGGGCGGCACGGGTCGCGGCAAGGCCGTGGCGATTCCCGAACATCTCGCCGCCGAGGCGAAGCACGCGCGAGAAACGCTCGTCGAACTGGTGGCCGAAGCCGACGATGCGCTGATGGCGCGGTTCTTCGACGAGGGCACGCTTACCGACGAGGAGCTGACGGCGGGCCTGCGCACCGCGGTCCGCACGGGCGCCGTCGTGCCTGTGTTCTGTGCGTCCGGCGCCGAGAACATCGCGGCCGATCGCCTGCTTGACGCCATCACGCAGTACGCGCCGTCGCCTGCCGACCGTCCGCTGCCGGCGCTCTCGCAACCCGGCGGCGCCGAGACGGCTGTCGCAGCCGACGCCGCGGCGCCGACGCGCATCTTCGTATGGAAGACGGTGGCCGATCCGTTCGCCGGCCGCATCTCCCTGTTCCGCGTCGTGAGCGGCGTGGCGCGCAACGACACCACGCTCACCAACCTCACGCGCGGATCGCAGGAGCGCATCGCGCACCTGCTCGCCGTGCAGGGCAAGACGCAGACACAGGTCCACGACCTGCAGGCCGGCGATCTCGGCGCCATCGCCAAGCTCAAGGAAGCCCAGACAGGCGACACGCTCGCCGACAAGGCCGTCGACATCGTGCTGCCGGCCGTGGCGTTCGCGTCGCCGCTGATGGCGTACGCGCTCGAACCGAAGTCGCGTGGCGACGAAGAGAAGATCAGCACCGCCCTGCATCGCCTGC is part of the Acidobacteriota bacterium genome and harbors:
- a CDS encoding ABC transporter permease, whose product is MAIRVGMLWEILRIALDTLRANKLRSALTILGVVIGVMSVVAMTALITGFSNSLESQIRAFGSNTVFIQKLGFQSFSSGRDFLEVMKRPNLTTDDARALADSPLVKEVGLQFGGGGPFAAMERMSFAGQATRQFPVIGATANYGEMNYIPFLAGRFFGDFEVRNRRNVIVLGYSPAESLFLTRGIDPIGKLIRIGRDNYTVVGVMDKRPGALGDANGFAVIPWTTYEKHYPSPRFRGILFRPLTIVVAAVDGVGVDDLRTEIESIMRARHRLKLGEENDFDTVTADFIVNFLRQFTQAVVLALFVISSIALMVGGIGVMAIMTISVTERTREIGVRKALGARRREILVQFLIEAVFLTMLGGLIGILLGAGIGYAVNVFAGFPVALPIWSFVIGVGFSATVGILFGMLPAVKAAKLDPIEALRYE
- a CDS encoding elongation factor G, which translates into the protein MPTYAAASIRNVAVVGHNGSGKTQLISALLFTAGATTRLGRVDDGTAPTDFDEEAIARKHTLAATPAWLDWQGTKINVVDTPGFGNFLGETGAALRVTDAAVVVVDAVSGVEVQTERVWALAGEQGLARFVVVNRLDRERASFTSALADLQNVFGRTLVPVQLPYGEEKGFRGVVDLVGQRAFTYEGGTGRGKAVAIPEHLAAEAKHARETLVELVAEADDALMARFFDEGTLTDEELTAGLRTAVRTGAVVPVFCASGAENIAADRLLDAITQYAPSPADRPLPALSQPGGAETAVAADAAAPTRIFVWKTVADPFAGRISLFRVVSGVARNDTTLTNLTRGSQERIAHLLAVQGKTQTQVHDLQAGDLGAIAKLKEAQTGDTLADKAVDIVLPAVAFASPLMAYALEPKSRGDEEKISTALHRLQEEDPTIHTDRDPRTHELLISGQGQMHIEVTVAKLKRRFGVDVTLKLPRIPYFETITASTEAHGRHKKQTGGHGQFGDCKIRVEPLPRGADFQFEDDIFGGAIPRQFVPAVEKGIQEARMRGVLAGFPLVDFKATVFDGSFHPVDSNELSFKMAGGLALRDAMTRAKPVLLEPVMHVEVHAPSDFAGDLMGDLNGRRGRISGMDARGQATIIKAQVPMAEMLTYEQHLTSATGGRGSYSMTHSHYEEVPAHLQSKIVAAHKPDHAMSDE